From the Desulfonispora thiosulfatigenes DSM 11270 genome, one window contains:
- a CDS encoding AbrB/MazE/SpoVT family DNA-binding domain-containing protein, with translation MYSTIQKWGNSQAVRIPKYILEMTGLNENDQVELKVQEGIMVLIPVKKHKTLKERISNYTGDYKCAEWDTGKPQGEEVL, from the coding sequence ATGTATTCTACTATACAAAAGTGGGGTAATAGTCAAGCAGTCAGGATACCAAAATATATATTAGAAATGACCGGATTAAATGAAAATGACCAAGTAGAATTAAAGGTTCAAGAGGGGATAATGGTGCTAATTCCTGTTAAAAAACATAAGACACTAAAAGAAAGAATTAGTAATTATACCGGTGATTATAAATGTGCTGAGTGGGATACAGGTAAGCCTCAAGGAGAAGAGGTACTCTAA
- a CDS encoding peptidoglycan recognition protein family protein → MAKIIKKLIKYNFSTGNKPEYLVIHDTGNRRKGANALAHFNYFNGGNRGASAHYFVDDKEIIQVVEDCNAAWHCGDGKGKYGITNYNSLGIEICLNSDGDYEQTLKNALVLINSLQDKHGISNEKVVRHFDASRKICPGSMSTENWRKWHEFKKDLAQLNKQINQRNKEKYEDTDLLDPHYFEVCSAITKLHQQGIINSPEYWHKNLGLGGMVKGEYVATLLKRVALKL, encoded by the coding sequence ATGGCAAAAATCATAAAAAAATTAATTAAATATAATTTCAGCACAGGAAACAAGCCAGAGTATCTAGTGATTCATGATACTGGTAATAGGAGAAAGGGTGCAAATGCCTTAGCACATTTCAATTATTTTAATGGTGGCAATCGAGGGGCTTCTGCGCATTATTTTGTCGATGATAAAGAAATAATTCAGGTAGTCGAGGATTGTAATGCAGCCTGGCACTGCGGCGATGGAAAGGGTAAATATGGGATTACAAATTATAATTCACTAGGGATTGAGATTTGCCTTAATTCTGATGGGGACTATGAACAGACTTTAAAAAATGCACTAGTTTTAATTAATTCTCTGCAAGATAAGCATGGAATTAGCAATGAAAAGGTAGTGCGTCATTTTGATGCTAGTAGAAAAATATGCCCTGGGAGTATGAGCACGGAAAATTGGCGGAAGTGGCATGAGTTTAAGAAAGATTTAGCACAATTAAATAAGCAGATTAATCAAAGAAACAAGGAAAAGTATGAAGATACCGACCTTTTAGATCCTCATTACTTTGAGGTTTGCAGTGCTATTACAAAATTACATCAACAGGGGATAATTAATTCACCGGAGTATTGGCATAAAAACTTGGGGTTAGGTGGTATGGTTAAGGGGGAATATGTGGCTACCTTATTAAAGAGAGTTGCTTTAAAATTATAA
- the wecB gene encoding non-hydrolyzing UDP-N-acetylglucosamine 2-epimerase, with product MLKILSIFGTRPEAIKMAPLVKELEKSEYIDSKVCVTAQHRQMLDQVLKTFKIVPDYDLNIMKDRQTLTGVTNKVLSGIEEIFEQDKFDMVLVHGDTTTTFASSLAAFYSQIKVGHVEAGLRTYNKYSPYPEEMNRQMTGILADLHFSPTGVARDNLVQENKPESAIYITGNTVIDALTTTVDEGYHHEVLEKISKDKRIVLVTAHRRENLGEPLENICKAILRLVEEFPDIEVIYPVHLNPRVREVTDKYLSTQERIHLIEPLDVLDFHNFMNRAYLILTDSGGLQEEAPSLGKPVLVLRDTTERPEGVSAGTLKLVGTDEELIYSEAKELLTNEESYLKMAQTANPYGDGKASKRIVEAILHYFGKGEKPEEFRLN from the coding sequence ATGTTAAAGATATTATCAATTTTCGGAACTCGCCCGGAGGCTATTAAAATGGCACCTCTGGTAAAAGAGCTCGAAAAGAGTGAATATATTGACTCTAAGGTATGTGTGACAGCGCAGCATAGGCAAATGCTTGATCAGGTGTTAAAGACCTTTAAGATAGTACCTGATTATGATTTAAATATTATGAAAGATCGTCAAACATTAACCGGCGTGACTAACAAGGTTTTAAGTGGAATTGAGGAAATCTTTGAACAGGACAAGTTTGACATGGTTTTAGTGCATGGAGATACGACCACGACCTTTGCATCGAGTTTAGCAGCCTTTTATAGTCAAATCAAAGTTGGTCATGTGGAAGCGGGCCTAAGGACATATAATAAATATTCTCCTTATCCTGAGGAAATGAATCGCCAAATGACTGGAATTTTAGCTGACCTTCATTTTTCACCTACGGGGGTGGCGAGGGATAATTTAGTGCAGGAAAACAAACCAGAAAGCGCAATTTACATTACAGGCAATACGGTAATCGATGCTTTGACTACTACTGTGGATGAAGGATATCATCATGAGGTTTTAGAGAAGATCTCTAAAGATAAGAGAATAGTTTTAGTGACTGCTCATCGTAGGGAAAACTTAGGTGAACCTTTAGAAAACATTTGTAAGGCTATTTTACGCTTAGTTGAGGAATTCCCTGATATTGAAGTGATTTATCCTGTGCATTTAAATCCAAGGGTTAGAGAGGTTACTGATAAATATTTAAGTACGCAAGAGAGAATTCATTTAATAGAGCCTTTAGATGTACTAGACTTTCATAACTTTATGAATAGGGCGTATTTAATTTTAACGGACTCAGGAGGATTACAAGAAGAAGCGCCTTCTTTAGGTAAGCCGGTCTTGGTTTTACGGGACACAACTGAAAGACCAGAAGGGGTAAGTGCAGGAACTTTAAAGCTTGTGGGTACGGATGAAGAATTAATTTATAGTGAAGCAAAAGAATTATTAACTAATGAGGAAAGTTATCTAAAAATGGCTCAGACTGCGAATCCTTATGGTGATGGTAAGGCTTCAAAACGCATAGTTGAGGCTATCCTACATTATTTCGGCAAGGGTGAAAAGCCTGAAGAATTTCGTCTAAATTAA
- a CDS encoding iron-sulfur cluster assembly scaffold protein, with protein MYNEKVIEYAKNPRNQGGMDNPDAVGEISNPDCGDATTIFLKVENNIIVDVKFDTFGCAAAVATSSKLTEMVKGKSIDDALEITDEMVADELGGLPLKKMHCSNIGIDALREAIKEYKENN; from the coding sequence ATGTATAATGAAAAAGTTATAGAATATGCTAAAAACCCTCGTAACCAAGGTGGAATGGATAACCCAGATGCTGTTGGTGAAATTTCAAATCCTGATTGTGGGGACGCTACTACAATCTTCTTAAAAGTAGAAAATAATATTATCGTAGATGTAAAGTTTGATACTTTTGGTTGTGCGGCAGCAGTAGCAACTAGCAGTAAATTAACTGAAATGGTTAAAGGAAAAAGCATTGACGATGCTTTAGAAATCACTGATGAAATGGTTGCTGATGAATTAGGTGGATTACCACTTAAGAAAATGCATTGCTCTAACATCGGAATAGATGCTTTAAGAGAAGCAATCAAAGAATATAAGGAAAATAATTAA
- the sdhB gene encoding succinate dehydrogenase iron-sulfur subunit, with translation MKTVHLKIKRQDSPETKPYWEEFKVPQSSNMNVISCLMAIQKNPVNLKGEKTTPVVWESNCLEEVCGACSMIVNGKARQSCTALVEQLTQPITLEPLNKFKIIRDLYVDRAPIFDALKRVRAWISIDGTYDLGPGPKQNSKQQEVTYNLSRCMSCGVCAQSCPNYSEKTDFIGPAAVAQAHLASLHPTGHIEKEERIAALIQPGGIQECGNSQNCVRECPKQIPLTASLAELKKEVTKHAIKSIFRSN, from the coding sequence ATGAAAACTGTGCATCTTAAGATAAAAAGACAAGATAGCCCTGAAACTAAACCTTATTGGGAAGAATTTAAAGTGCCTCAGTCTAGTAATATGAACGTAATTTCATGTCTGATGGCAATCCAGAAAAATCCAGTTAATTTAAAAGGTGAAAAAACAACACCAGTTGTCTGGGAATCAAACTGTTTAGAAGAAGTATGTGGTGCTTGCTCTATGATCGTTAATGGTAAGGCTAGACAGTCTTGTACGGCTTTAGTAGAACAATTAACTCAGCCTATTACCTTAGAGCCTTTAAACAAATTTAAAATAATCAGGGATTTATATGTAGATAGAGCCCCTATATTTGATGCTTTAAAAAGGGTGCGGGCTTGGATATCAATAGATGGAACTTATGATCTAGGCCCTGGACCAAAACAAAACTCTAAACAACAAGAAGTTACGTATAATTTATCTCGTTGTATGTCTTGTGGCGTATGTGCCCAAAGTTGTCCAAACTATAGCGAAAAAACTGACTTTATTGGTCCAGCTGCTGTAGCTCAAGCACATTTAGCAAGTCTTCATCCAACAGGTCATATTGAAAAAGAAGAACGTATCGCTGCCTTAATTCAGCCTGGAGGAATCCAAGAATGTGGTAACTCTCAAAACTGCGTAAGGGAATGTCCAAAGCAAATACCACTTACAGCATCCCTTGCAGAGCTGAAAAAAGAAGTAACAAAACATGCAATTAAATCAATATTCAGAAGTAATTAA
- the sdhA gene encoding succinate dehydrogenase flavoprotein subunit — protein sequence MSKKEIIVVGGGLAGLMTVIKAVEQGSNVLLFSVVPVKRSHSVCAQGGINGAVNTKGEGDSPWEHFDDTVYGGDFLANQTPVKNMCEAAPGIIYLFDRMGVPFNRTPEGFLDFRRFGGTKHCRTAFAGATTGQQLLYALDEQVRKYEAEGKVTKYEGWEYLSPILNDNGSCVGIVAQDLHSMEIKSFKSGATVLATGGIGMVYGKSTNSVINTGSAHSVTYQYGAYYANGEFIQVHPTAIPGDDKLRLMSESARGEGGRVWTYKDGKPWYFLEEMYPAYGNLVPRDIATRAIFDVCVNQKLGVDGKNMVFLDLSHIDSKLLDRKLGGIIEIYEKFIGDDPRKVPMKIFPGMHYSMGGLWVDNNQMTNIPGLFAVGETDYQYHGANRLGANSLLSTVYGGTIAGPAAVEYMCGVDVKDTPSSVFERETKKQQRLVDDIYKMDGKENPFKLHEELGNIMTDNVTVVRYNDRLKATDDKLQEFLERYKNIGLADTSRYSNQSVHLTRQLKNMIEMARVITLGALNRNESRGAHYKPDFPERDDEQFLKTTKAKYTKNGPVLSYEDVDVSLIPPRKRVYDVDKQGTEAKETKDAKGGKKDDENCAS from the coding sequence ATGTCAAAAAAAGAAATAATCGTTGTAGGCGGCGGGCTTGCTGGTCTTATGACAGTTATAAAGGCAGTAGAACAAGGATCAAATGTTTTACTTTTCTCAGTAGTTCCTGTTAAGCGTTCTCACTCTGTGTGCGCTCAAGGTGGAATTAATGGAGCAGTAAATACAAAGGGTGAAGGTGACTCCCCGTGGGAACATTTTGACGATACAGTTTATGGTGGAGACTTTTTAGCTAATCAAACACCTGTTAAAAATATGTGTGAAGCAGCTCCTGGAATTATCTATTTATTTGATAGAATGGGCGTGCCTTTTAATAGAACACCTGAAGGATTTTTAGATTTCCGTCGTTTTGGAGGAACTAAGCACTGTCGTACAGCTTTTGCTGGGGCAACTACAGGACAACAATTATTATACGCATTAGATGAACAAGTTCGTAAATATGAAGCTGAAGGTAAAGTTACTAAATATGAAGGCTGGGAGTACTTATCTCCTATCTTAAATGATAATGGATCTTGTGTGGGTATCGTAGCTCAAGATTTACACAGCATGGAAATTAAATCCTTTAAATCTGGTGCTACAGTGCTAGCAACTGGTGGTATTGGAATGGTTTATGGTAAAAGTACTAACTCTGTAATTAACACAGGTAGTGCTCATAGTGTTACTTATCAATATGGTGCTTATTACGCTAACGGAGAATTTATCCAGGTTCATCCTACTGCTATCCCAGGTGATGACAAATTACGTTTAATGTCTGAGTCTGCTAGAGGCGAGGGTGGTCGTGTTTGGACATATAAAGATGGAAAGCCTTGGTACTTCTTAGAGGAAATGTACCCAGCTTATGGAAACCTAGTGCCACGTGATATTGCAACTAGAGCAATCTTTGATGTTTGCGTTAATCAAAAACTTGGCGTTGACGGAAAAAATATGGTTTTTCTTGATTTATCTCATATTGATTCTAAATTACTTGACCGTAAATTAGGCGGAATTATTGAAATATATGAAAAATTCATTGGTGATGATCCACGTAAAGTTCCAATGAAAATATTCCCAGGTATGCATTATAGTATGGGCGGATTATGGGTTGATAATAATCAAATGACCAATATTCCAGGACTATTTGCAGTTGGGGAAACTGATTACCAATATCATGGGGCTAACCGTTTAGGAGCAAATTCACTTTTATCAACCGTTTATGGTGGAACTATTGCAGGACCTGCTGCAGTTGAATATATGTGTGGCGTAGATGTTAAAGACACTCCTTCTTCTGTATTTGAAAGAGAAACGAAAAAGCAACAAAGATTAGTTGATGATATTTATAAAATGGATGGTAAAGAAAATCCATTCAAATTGCACGAAGAATTAGGAAACATCATGACTGATAATGTGACAGTTGTTAGATATAATGATCGCTTAAAAGCAACAGATGATAAACTACAGGAATTTTTAGAAAGATATAAAAACATTGGTTTAGCTGATACGAGTCGTTATAGTAATCAAAGTGTTCATCTTACTCGTCAACTGAAAAATATGATTGAAATGGCACGTGTTATTACCTTAGGCGCTCTAAATAGAAACGAAAGTCGTGGGGCTCACTATAAACCAGATTTCCCTGAAAGAGATGACGAACAATTCTTAAAAACAACTAAAGCTAAATATACTAAAAATGGTCCCGTGCTTAGTTATGAAGACGTTGATGTTTCTCTTATCCCACCAAGAAAACGTGTTTACGATGTAGATAAACAAGGAACAGAAGCAAAGGAAACAAAGGATGCGAAGGGAGGAAAAAAAGACGATGAAAACTGTGCATCTTAA
- a CDS encoding FAD-dependent oxidoreductase — MEELKIVVIGGVAVGPKAAARAKRCNSNAKVTLIERGTYLSYGACGLPYYIGGAVGEMEDLMTTAYGTLRDQKYFSEVKDINVMPGHEATKIDRANKKVIVKELATGEVKEIPYDKLVLATGAKPVTPKMPGVEGKGVFKLTTPQDGLAIKDYCLKNDVDNVIVMGAGLIGLEFAENIVNWGPSVTIVEMQDRVLPGLLDKEMSISFRKYLESEDMVIHTDAKINEVVLDEEGKVKGVETEKGFVEGQLLLVSIGVRPNLELAEEAGLEVDRSIIVNEYMQTSDPDIYAGGDCVASVNRVTGQNAYVPLGSTANKHGRIIGTNITGGKEKFPGIVGTGIAKVFDWSVARTGLSQPQAESLGYDTISVVVAGHDKPFFYPGSSNVLIKLIADKNTRKVLGAQLIGPGDINGRINQLVVAISLGCTASEVANFDYAYAPPFSEAVDVIIHAGNVLNNLIDGTMNKISFEEAEPKLNAEGTVFLDVRTELERQRLPVPGENIIHIPFDNFRDRMNEIPKDKEIICCCDTGTRANEVQMVLKRNGYNDAKLLEAGVWFWPWN, encoded by the coding sequence GTGGAAGAGTTAAAGATTGTTGTTATTGGTGGAGTTGCTGTAGGTCCTAAAGCAGCAGCAAGAGCAAAAAGATGTAATTCAAATGCAAAGGTAACTTTAATTGAAAGAGGAACATATTTATCATACGGAGCTTGTGGACTTCCATACTATATTGGTGGAGCAGTTGGAGAAATGGAAGATTTAATGACTACTGCTTATGGAACATTACGTGACCAAAAATATTTTAGTGAAGTTAAAGATATCAATGTAATGCCTGGTCATGAAGCTACTAAAATTGATCGTGCTAATAAAAAAGTAATTGTAAAAGAATTAGCAACTGGCGAAGTAAAAGAAATTCCTTATGATAAATTAGTTTTAGCTACTGGAGCTAAGCCTGTAACACCTAAAATGCCTGGCGTAGAAGGTAAAGGAGTATTTAAATTAACAACTCCTCAAGATGGCCTTGCAATTAAAGATTATTGTTTAAAAAACGATGTAGACAATGTAATTGTAATGGGTGCGGGTCTTATTGGACTTGAGTTTGCTGAAAACATTGTAAACTGGGGACCAAGTGTTACAATCGTAGAAATGCAAGATAGAGTGTTACCAGGACTATTAGACAAAGAAATGTCTATCTCTTTCCGTAAATATTTAGAAAGCGAAGACATGGTAATTCATACAGATGCTAAAATTAATGAAGTAGTTTTAGACGAAGAAGGCAAAGTAAAAGGTGTAGAAACTGAAAAAGGATTCGTTGAAGGACAATTATTATTAGTATCTATTGGTGTAAGACCAAATCTTGAATTAGCCGAGGAAGCTGGTTTAGAAGTAGATAGAAGCATTATTGTAAATGAATATATGCAAACAAGTGATCCAGATATTTATGCTGGTGGAGACTGTGTAGCTAGTGTTAACAGAGTAACAGGACAAAATGCTTATGTTCCACTTGGTTCTACAGCTAATAAACATGGTAGAATTATTGGTACAAACATCACTGGTGGAAAAGAAAAATTCCCTGGTATCGTAGGTACTGGTATTGCAAAAGTATTTGATTGGTCAGTAGCAAGAACTGGTCTTAGCCAGCCACAAGCAGAGAGTTTAGGTTATGATACTATCTCTGTAGTTGTTGCAGGTCATGATAAGCCTTTCTTCTACCCTGGTTCATCTAACGTATTAATTAAATTAATTGCAGATAAAAATACTCGTAAAGTATTAGGCGCACAATTAATTGGACCTGGAGATATTAATGGACGTATCAACCAATTAGTAGTAGCAATTAGCCTTGGATGTACTGCTAGTGAAGTTGCAAACTTTGACTATGCATATGCTCCACCATTTAGTGAAGCAGTAGACGTAATTATTCATGCTGGAAACGTTCTTAATAACTTAATTGACGGCACTATGAACAAAATTAGCTTTGAAGAAGCAGAACCTAAATTAAATGCTGAAGGTACAGTATTCCTTGATGTAAGAACTGAGTTAGAACGTCAAAGGTTACCAGTTCCGGGAGAAAATATCATTCATATCCCATTCGACAACTTTAGAGATAGAATGAATGAAATTCCAAAAGATAAAGAAATCATTTGCTGCTGTGATACTGGTACAAGAGCAAATGAAGTACAAATGGTATTAAAACGTAATGGTTATAATGATGCAAAATTATTAGAGGCTGGTGTATGGTTCTGGCCTTGGAACTAA
- a CDS encoding S-layer homology domain-containing protein — MRRFSKTICWGIVLMFMVTILAPSALYAASKYGEFPDVKSDHWAKQVVTKMQLRQVVNGYAEGKNFVFKPDQSVTKMEAVIMAIRLMELKETDVSEGTYIPFTVPDWAKGAAKAAVDKGIIKENDFKGTEKASREWITRLLIRMVDKDNAAELATATNDTLSFTDTKKISKEYAPYVKLAVKLGLARGNTDNTFAPNTAVTRAQMVAFLSRTEDLLEITSPNVLIGEVTEIIGDNITIVTPKGVKYTLVYDGKSNLYNKEGKIIEGKKINVENWIYTIVRGNTIEYLEMRDKGEFETNTNPTPTPKPELDKDKLIETKGSIISVKAEEKVIFVKMDDGNIEKYSIDSKISLVDSNNKEIKLADLSSDDRVELYFTDKGELVELSLITNKVATTFKKGTIHDIVQDGSSVLIKNSDGIKIYSIDKNTTIKIGTKLEVDAKSLKSGDEVEFTYTGSMLDTITVTNGNFDDASKGKVISINDKAVTYENANGDLVSHYLSTNVKVIFGDGNAKLGDIKPGDTIEVKLKDKKVTEISVPSRNLIEKVTGKLEVDYGADGIIVIADANNNLKAYKVDSNTDTKVNGYTNSLYSLKKGMSIEIEVRDERVIYLRANY; from the coding sequence ATGAGAAGATTTAGTAAAACTATTTGCTGGGGTATAGTCTTAATGTTCATGGTAACAATTTTAGCCCCAAGTGCTCTATATGCGGCATCAAAATATGGTGAATTTCCAGATGTAAAAAGTGACCATTGGGCTAAACAAGTAGTGACAAAGATGCAATTAAGACAAGTAGTTAATGGCTATGCAGAGGGTAAGAACTTTGTATTTAAGCCAGATCAATCTGTGACAAAAATGGAAGCTGTAATTATGGCTATTAGATTAATGGAACTTAAAGAAACTGATGTATCTGAAGGAACTTACATTCCATTTACTGTTCCAGACTGGGCTAAGGGTGCAGCCAAAGCAGCTGTAGATAAAGGAATTATCAAGGAAAATGATTTTAAAGGAACAGAAAAAGCATCAAGAGAATGGATTACGAGATTATTAATCAGAATGGTAGATAAAGATAATGCTGCAGAGTTAGCTACTGCAACAAATGATACTTTAAGTTTTACAGATACTAAAAAGATCTCTAAAGAATATGCCCCTTATGTAAAATTGGCCGTTAAATTAGGATTAGCTAGAGGAAACACGGATAATACCTTTGCACCTAATACTGCTGTAACAAGAGCGCAAATGGTTGCTTTTTTAAGTAGAACCGAAGATTTATTAGAAATCACATCACCTAATGTATTAATTGGTGAAGTTACAGAAATTATTGGAGATAATATTACAATTGTAACTCCTAAAGGTGTAAAGTATACATTAGTTTATGATGGAAAAAGCAATCTATATAACAAAGAGGGCAAGATAATTGAAGGAAAAAAAATAAATGTTGAAAACTGGATTTACACAATTGTTAGAGGAAATACTATTGAATATTTAGAAATGAGAGACAAAGGTGAATTTGAAACAAATACTAATCCAACACCGACGCCTAAGCCTGAATTAGATAAGGATAAATTAATTGAAACAAAAGGTAGCATTATATCTGTTAAAGCTGAGGAAAAAGTGATATTTGTTAAAATGGATGATGGTAATATCGAAAAATATAGCATAGACAGTAAAATTAGTTTAGTAGATAGTAATAATAAAGAAATTAAATTAGCTGATTTAAGTTCGGATGATAGGGTAGAACTTTATTTTACAGATAAAGGTGAGCTAGTTGAACTTAGTCTGATTACAAATAAAGTAGCGACTACTTTTAAAAAGGGCACAATTCATGATATCGTTCAAGATGGAAGTAGCGTTTTAATTAAAAATTCAGATGGAATTAAAATTTACTCTATTGATAAGAATACAACAATTAAAATAGGTACAAAATTAGAAGTTGATGCCAAAAGCTTAAAGTCAGGTGATGAAGTTGAATTTACCTATACAGGTAGCATGTTAGATACAATCACCGTAACTAATGGTAATTTTGATGATGCAAGTAAAGGTAAAGTAATAAGTATAAATGATAAAGCTGTTACTTATGAAAATGCAAATGGAGATTTAGTATCTCATTACCTTAGTACAAATGTAAAAGTTATTTTTGGTGATGGTAATGCAAAATTAGGGGATATAAAACCAGGCGATACTATTGAAGTAAAGTTAAAAGATAAAAAGGTTACAGAAATCTCAGTTCCATCTCGTAATTTAATCGAAAAAGTAACTGGAAAACTTGAAGTAGACTATGGTGCAGATGGGATTATCGTCATTGCAGATGCCAATAATAATTTAAAAGCGTATAAAGTAGATAGTAATACTGATACTAAAGTAAATGGATATACGAATAGTCTATATTCTCTTAAAAAGGGTATGAGTATTGAAATTGAAGTTAGAGATGAAAGAGTAATTTATTTAAGGGCAAATTATTAA
- the thiI gene encoding tRNA uracil 4-sulfurtransferase ThiI: MYDNILIRYGEIGLKGKNQKDFLHRLVKNIKMRIKGIGNDETKVVLERGRVFVVINGQDPEIFYKALGTIFGILSFSPVRKVGLDLDEINKAALEEFKSLGEMPENFKVNARRSFKLFPLDSIELQREVGHYILVNTPGLKVDVHNPKAEVWVEVREEAAYVYSKKINGIGGLPIGTGGKAMLLLSGGIDSPVAGWMTMRRGLEIEAVYFHSHPYTSEKAKEKVLDLARVLAEYSGKIKVHIVPFTQIQEAISAKCFESLWITIMRRFMMRISERIAEQQGMLALATGESLGQVASQTVESMHAITGVINTPVIRPLVCMDKREIIDVSEKIGTYEISIRPFIDCCTVFLPKAPKTKPKREACEKAEKYLDIEALVQKAIDDTEVVIVKKG; this comes from the coding sequence ATGTACGATAATATTTTAATTAGATATGGAGAAATAGGCCTTAAGGGTAAAAATCAAAAGGATTTTTTACATAGATTAGTAAAAAACATTAAAATGAGAATCAAAGGAATTGGTAATGACGAAACAAAAGTTGTATTAGAAAGAGGTCGTGTTTTTGTAGTTATAAACGGCCAAGACCCAGAAATTTTTTATAAAGCTTTAGGTACTATTTTTGGGATTTTATCATTTAGCCCTGTGCGCAAGGTGGGTTTAGATTTAGATGAAATTAATAAAGCTGCGCTAGAGGAATTTAAGTCTTTAGGAGAAATGCCTGAAAATTTCAAGGTTAATGCCCGTAGATCGTTTAAATTATTTCCTTTAGATTCTATTGAGCTGCAAAGAGAAGTAGGACACTATATTTTAGTAAATACACCAGGATTAAAGGTAGATGTGCATAATCCAAAAGCTGAAGTATGGGTTGAAGTTAGGGAAGAAGCTGCTTACGTATATAGTAAAAAGATAAATGGAATCGGCGGATTACCTATTGGTACAGGTGGTAAGGCTATGCTTTTACTTTCTGGTGGAATTGATAGCCCGGTAGCAGGTTGGATGACTATGCGTAGAGGTTTAGAAATAGAAGCTGTATATTTCCATAGTCACCCCTATACGAGTGAAAAGGCAAAGGAAAAGGTATTAGACTTAGCAAGAGTTTTAGCTGAGTATTCTGGGAAGATTAAGGTGCATATTGTACCTTTTACGCAAATTCAAGAGGCTATTAGTGCTAAATGTTTTGAATCTTTATGGATTACCATTATGCGTAGATTTATGATGAGAATTTCAGAGAGAATAGCAGAGCAACAAGGTATGCTAGCTTTAGCAACTGGAGAAAGCCTAGGACAAGTAGCCAGCCAAACCGTAGAAAGTATGCATGCTATTACGGGGGTAATTAATACGCCTGTAATCAGACCTTTAGTGTGTATGGATAAAAGAGAAATCATAGATGTGTCTGAAAAAATAGGGACTTATGAAATTTCTATTAGACCTTTTATTGACTGCTGTACAGTATTTTTACCTAAAGCACCAAAGACAAAGCCGAAAAGAGAAGCCTGTGAAAAGGCTGAAAAGTATTTAGACATAGAAGCATTAGTGCAAAAAGCTATAGATGATACCGAGGTCGTAATCGTTAAAAAAGGTTAA
- a CDS encoding PaaI family thioesterase, whose protein sequence is MQIFREPENKGINSELFNNIIKSTEECAYYDHMDLFVSSLGKGEAEIEIPVQKKHFNSLNIVHGGVVFSLADTVMGMAINTMDTDCVTIDAQINYIKSGKAGDVIRAKGEVLKLGRKIIVTRAEVYNQKDEMLAVLNGTYYNTGEKISERPALKD, encoded by the coding sequence ATGCAAATTTTTAGAGAACCAGAAAATAAAGGGATAAACTCAGAACTTTTTAATAATATAATTAAATCCACGGAAGAATGTGCATATTATGACCATATGGATTTATTTGTATCATCTTTAGGTAAAGGCGAAGCAGAGATTGAAATTCCTGTGCAAAAAAAACATTTTAATAGCTTAAATATCGTTCATGGTGGAGTAGTTTTTTCTTTAGCAGATACGGTTATGGGAATGGCTATTAATACCATGGATACTGATTGTGTAACGATAGATGCACAGATTAATTACATTAAATCTGGAAAAGCTGGTGATGTAATAAGAGCAAAAGGAGAAGTACTTAAGCTTGGCAGAAAAATCATTGTAACTAGAGCAGAAGTATATAATCAAAAAGACGAAATGCTCGCGGTTTTAAATGGCACTTATTATAATACGGGAGAAAAAATCTCCGAAAGACCTGCTCTAAAAGACTAG